One genomic segment of Sphaerodactylus townsendi isolate TG3544 linkage group LG07, MPM_Stown_v2.3, whole genome shotgun sequence includes these proteins:
- the LOC125437028 gene encoding olfactory receptor 10AC1-like encodes MDRSNHSSGASMEFLLIGFSNLHHLRGLLFFIFLMVHLATLAGNLLILLAVAAEHSRPPMLFFLCQLSAIELCYTLVIVPKTLADLISPGGRTISFVGCATQMHFFVALGGAECFLLAAMSYDRYAAICRPLNYTAMMSQEFCLQLAVICCFGGFAVSLGLTVAVFRLPFCSSRRIDHFFCDIPALLHLACTKSYTSELPLLIACILLLLLPFLLILVSYTYITAAVMRIRDSAGRGKAFSTCASHLAVSLLHYGCATFMYVRPKSNYSPSRDKMVSLVYTNITPLLYPLIYSLRNKEIKRAVKKLLQKKVPQPNWNIFNYKSGL; translated from the coding sequence ATGGATAGAAGTAACCATTCATCAGGTGCATCCATGGAATTCCTGCTGATTGGATTCTCCAACCTGCACCACCTGCGAGGTCTCCTCTTTTTCATCTTCCTCATGGTGCACTTGGCTACTCTGGCAGGAAACCTTCTCATTCTCTTGGCTGTGGCTGCTGAGCATTCCCGTCCACCCATGCTCTTCTTCCTTTGCCAGCTCTCTGCGATCGAGCTCTGTTACACCCTTGTCATTGTTCCCAAGACACTGGCTGACCTCATTTCCCCAGGGGGGCGTACCATTTCCTTCGTGGGCTGTGCCACCCAAATGCACTTCTTTGTGGCTCTGGGAGGGGCAGAATGCTTCCTCTTGGCCGCCATGTCCTACGATCGCTACGCAGCCATCTGCCGGCCACTGAACTACACAGCCATGATGAGCCAGGAGTTTTGCCTTCAGCTGGCTGTGATCTGCTGCTTTGGTGGCTTTGCCGTCTCACTGGGCCTGACCGTGGCTGTCTTCCGCCTGCCTTTCTGCAGCTCCCGCCGCATTGATCATTTCTTCTGTGACATCCCTGCTCTGCTCCACCTGGCCTGCACAAAGAGTTATACCAGTGAACTCCCCCTTCTGATCGCCTGCATCCTCCTCCTCTTACTCCCTTTTCTGCTCATCTTAGTCTCCTACACTTACATCACAGCGGCTGTGATGCGGATCCGTGACTCTGCCGGCCGGGGAAAGGCATTCTCAACCTGTGCCTCACATCTGGCTGTTTCTCTCTTGCACTACGGCTGCGCCACTTTCATGTATGTCCGGCCCAAGTCCAATTACTCACCAAGTCGGGACAAGATGGTGTCTCTGGTCTACACCAATATTACCCCCTTGCTTTACCCTCTGATTTACAGTCTCCGCAACAAAGAAATCAAAAGGGCGGTAAAGAAACTGCTGCAGAAGAAAGTGCCCCAGCCAAACTGGAACATCTTTAACTATAAGTCTGGGCTCTGA